In the genome of Massilibacillus massiliensis, one region contains:
- a CDS encoding IS256 family transposase codes for MARKNSEQEQLAQEIIAKYQPKSVEDMQNALKDIFGPMFQAMLKGELDHHLGYSSNDRGEKESSNRRNGYSQKTLKSSLGSIPIDVPRDRQATFKPQIIPKHKTNVSDIEQKVLAMYARGLSQRDIAATIEDIYGFEISHEQISIITDKILEELDQWQKRPLNPFYPFVFVDCMYVTIRKDYEVKSCAVYTILGYNMDGHKDILGLWINENESKHTWMQIFDELKARGIQDIGFICMDGLSGLEDGAKAIFKDVNVQRCIVHLIRNSIKYVPSKDYKGFTAQLKKVYGASSLKAAIAEFERFKVAWANYPGAVSVWERNFSHIEQLFNYGSAVRKIMYTTNAIESVNSSFRKVTKKGAFPNENAILKVLYLRVTELYKKWHDRPVLNWSMVRNQLSIDTRIQPIFQKYEQHF; via the coding sequence ATGGCTAGAAAAAACTCTGAACAAGAACAGCTTGCCCAAGAAATTATTGCAAAATATCAACCAAAATCTGTCGAAGATATGCAAAATGCCTTAAAAGATATTTTCGGACCGATGTTCCAAGCAATGCTAAAAGGTGAATTAGATCACCATCTTGGTTATTCAAGTAATGATCGTGGTGAAAAAGAATCCTCAAATCGTCGTAATGGGTATTCACAAAAAACTCTTAAAAGTTCTTTGGGTTCTATTCCAATTGATGTTCCGCGTGATCGTCAAGCGACTTTTAAGCCACAAATTATACCCAAACATAAAACCAATGTATCTGACATTGAGCAAAAAGTTTTAGCGATGTATGCGCGTGGACTCAGTCAACGAGATATAGCCGCAACGATTGAAGATATCTATGGTTTTGAAATATCTCATGAACAAATTTCAATCATCACAGATAAAATATTAGAAGAGCTCGATCAATGGCAAAAACGTCCCTTAAATCCATTCTATCCATTTGTTTTTGTCGACTGCATGTACGTGACAATTCGAAAAGATTATGAAGTTAAGAGTTGCGCAGTTTATACGATTCTTGGGTACAACATGGATGGTCATAAAGATATCTTAGGATTATGGATCAATGAAAATGAAAGTAAGCATACCTGGATGCAAATCTTCGATGAGCTCAAGGCTAGAGGAATACAAGATATCGGATTCATCTGTATGGATGGATTGAGCGGATTAGAAGATGGAGCTAAAGCAATATTTAAAGACGTAAATGTACAGAGATGTATCGTGCATTTAATAAGAAATTCTATAAAATATGTTCCAAGTAAGGACTATAAGGGATTTACAGCCCAGTTAAAGAAAGTATATGGAGCTTCAAGTTTAAAAGCGGCAATTGCGGAATTTGAGCGATTTAAAGTGGCGTGGGCAAACTATCCTGGAGCCGTTAGCGTATGGGAACGGAATTTCTCACATATAGAGCAGCTTTTTAATTACGGTAGTGCAGTGCGAAAGATTATGTACACAACAAATGCCATAGAAAGCGTGAATTCAAGTTTCCGAAAAGTGACAAAAAAAGGAGCGTTTCCAAATGAAAACGCCATACTGAAAGTATTGTATTTACGAGTTACAGAACTTTATAAAAAATGGCATGATCGCCCAGTTCTCAATTGGTCTATGGTTCGAAACCAACTTTCAATTGATACTAGGATTCAGCCGATTTTTCAAAAATATGAACAACACTTTTAA
- a CDS encoding PTS fructose transporter subunit IIB produces MKIVGVAACTAGIAHTYIAAEKLRKGALARGHEVHVETQGTIGVENELSQAQIDAADLVILAVDIKINGEERFAGKRIVRVKTATVIKSPVQFMEKVETELAKNKS; encoded by the coding sequence ATGAAAATTGTAGGAGTTGCGGCTTGTACAGCGGGAATTGCGCATACCTATATTGCCGCAGAAAAATTGAGAAAGGGTGCGCTGGCGAGGGGGCATGAGGTGCATGTTGAAACGCAAGGCACGATTGGCGTTGAAAATGAGCTTTCGCAAGCGCAAATTGATGCGGCGGATTTGGTGATTTTGGCAGTCGATATCAAGATAAACGGTGAAGAACGGTTTGCAGGAAAACGTATTGTTCGTGTGAAAACGGCGACTGTGATCAAGTCACCGGTGCAGTTTATGGAGAAAGTGGAAACAGAGCTTGCAAAGAATAAGAGCTAA
- a CDS encoding PTS fructose transporter subunit IIC has protein sequence MAGQSNVIGTIKKHVLTGVSYMLPLIVAAGICMALGQVAGRLMGGNLIEVEGSLPYVLNQIGIYGLAYLIVPVICAYIAFSISDRPGIAPGLIVGFICTQIHAGFIGGMVGGFVVGYVVNGIKRYVKVPVAAQGLMPIMIIPVLSTVIAGLGMYYIIGQPIIWLQSSLIHLLESMQNGSKFALGAILGVMATFDFGGPVNKTMSLFVDGLLVDGVYGPESVKFVGSMIPPFGIAISYFLTKNKYTRAEKEALKAAFPMGICMITEGVIPIAARDLFRVVASCVTGSAIAGGLLMVWGVESPVPHGGMFVVPLFKEPLLFCAALLLGSVICGVMLSFLKKKVTESDEAFDDDAVQVKDEEINFSLE, from the coding sequence GTGGCAGGACAAAGTAATGTGATTGGAACGATCAAAAAGCATGTACTGACAGGTGTTTCTTATATGCTTCCGTTGATTGTTGCCGCAGGGATTTGTATGGCATTGGGACAAGTGGCAGGCAGGTTAATGGGTGGCAATTTGATTGAGGTAGAGGGGTCGCTCCCTTATGTGCTCAATCAGATTGGGATTTATGGCTTGGCATATTTAATTGTACCTGTAATTTGTGCCTATATTGCTTTTTCTATTTCAGATAGACCAGGGATTGCACCGGGACTTATTGTCGGATTTATTTGTACGCAAATTCATGCTGGGTTTATTGGTGGGATGGTAGGCGGATTTGTTGTTGGGTATGTAGTCAATGGAATTAAGAGATATGTGAAGGTGCCTGTTGCGGCACAAGGCTTGATGCCAATTATGATTATTCCGGTATTATCGACGGTCATTGCCGGACTTGGCATGTACTATATCATCGGTCAGCCGATTATATGGTTACAGAGTAGTTTAATTCACCTGCTTGAGAGTATGCAAAATGGTTCCAAGTTTGCTTTGGGGGCAATACTTGGGGTGATGGCGACGTTTGATTTTGGCGGGCCGGTGAATAAAACGATGTCGCTGTTTGTGGATGGGCTTTTAGTTGATGGTGTTTATGGGCCGGAGTCGGTGAAATTTGTGGGATCAATGATTCCGCCGTTTGGGATCGCGATCTCATATTTTTTGACGAAGAATAAATATACAAGGGCTGAGAAGGAAGCGCTGAAAGCGGCGTTTCCAATGGGAATCTGCATGATTACAGAAGGTGTGATTCCGATTGCGGCTAGGGATTTATTTCGGGTGGTGGCTTCTTGTGTTACAGGTTCAGCGATCGCGGGCGGATTGCTGATGGTTTGGGGTGTGGAGTCACCCGTACCGCACGGCGGAATGTTTGTTGTGCCGTTATTTAAAGAACCATTGTTGTTCTGTGCGGCGCTTTTGCTTGGTTCGGTGATTTGTGGTGTGATGCTGTCATTTTTGAAGAAAAAAGTGACAGAATCGGATGAAGCTTTTGATGATGATGCGGTTCAGGTAAAAGATGAGGAGATCAACTTTAGCTTGGAATAA
- a CDS encoding helix-turn-helix domain-containing protein: MSFGERLSELRERNSLTQKELAQLTNISRSRLSLYEINKREPDLATIRQLANFFNVTIDYLAGDINITSSSLSSKEKPPVNLNKILNEPNLLWHGIPLSNEDKAKLKATLDIIFWNAKQK, encoded by the coding sequence ATGTCTTTTGGCGAACGATTGTCTGAATTACGGGAGCGTAATTCATTAACACAAAAAGAATTAGCACAATTAACTAATATTTCTAGATCTCGATTATCCTTATATGAAATAAATAAACGTGAACCAGACTTAGCAACGATACGACAACTTGCTAACTTCTTCAACGTAACCATAGACTACTTAGCAGGAGACATTAACATAACATCATCGTCACTTTCTTCAAAAGAAAAACCTCCTGTAAACCTCAACAAAATTCTTAATGAACCAAACCTTCTTTGGCACGGCATTCCGTTAAGTAACGAAGATAAAGCAAAACTTAAGGCAACTCTAGATATTATATTTTGGAATGCCAAACAAAAATAA
- a CDS encoding D-lyxose/D-mannose family sugar isomerase gives MADINLILSEKVEGLFKKAHIALTAEEREHLEFVDFGFGAGNVDKEGLQLIVYCNNERYCAKEMVLLPYQTCPEHRHPPKKNDAEGKMETFRCRYGKVYLYVAGDATKHLSAEIPVKHKKWYTVRHEIVLHAGQQYTIPPNTRHWFQAGNKGAVISEFSSPSDDASDIFTNPNIQR, from the coding sequence ATGGCTGATATAAATTTGATATTGAGTGAAAAAGTCGAAGGATTATTTAAGAAAGCGCATATTGCTTTAACAGCGGAAGAAAGAGAACACTTAGAGTTTGTTGATTTTGGCTTTGGTGCAGGTAATGTTGATAAGGAAGGGCTGCAGCTCATCGTGTACTGTAATAATGAACGTTATTGTGCTAAGGAAATGGTGCTTTTGCCATATCAAACATGTCCAGAGCATCGGCATCCGCCAAAGAAAAACGATGCGGAGGGCAAGATGGAAACATTTCGTTGTCGTTATGGAAAAGTGTATCTTTATGTAGCAGGGGATGCCACAAAACATTTGTCGGCAGAAATTCCTGTGAAACATAAAAAATGGTATACAGTAAGGCACGAGATTGTTTTACATGCAGGACAGCAGTATACGATTCCACCCAATACACGCCACTGGTTTCAGGCAGGCAATAAAGGAGCCGTCATAAGCGAATTTTCTTCGCCGAGTGATGATGCATCGGATATTTTCACAAACCCCAACATACAGCGCTAA
- a CDS encoding ketose-bisphosphate aldolase, whose protein sequence is MLVKMSELLSVAKTEKFAVGAFNVSDSSLLRAVTEEAEASNSPAIIAIHPDELKFITDAFMAYVIERTKSSTIPFVIHLDHGGSFADVMRAIHVGFSSVMIDGSRLPYHENVLLTKKVVEAAHAAGVCVEGELGTIGNTGTSIEGGVSEITYTDPDQAEDFVKVTGVDSLAVAIGTAHGIYPKDVTPKLQMHILQAITEKIATPIVLHGGSANPDKEIAEAVKIGVQKVNISSDMKFAFYKKAREILSAQECWEPNMIYPQCIDAAREVIRFKMNLFGSIGMANRY, encoded by the coding sequence ATGTTAGTGAAAATGTCAGAATTGTTAAGCGTTGCAAAAACAGAAAAGTTTGCAGTTGGTGCATTTAATGTATCGGATAGTTCATTACTGAGAGCAGTGACGGAGGAAGCTGAGGCTTCGAATTCTCCGGCGATCATTGCGATTCATCCTGATGAACTAAAATTTATTACGGATGCGTTTATGGCGTATGTCATCGAGAGAACAAAAAGCAGTACGATTCCTTTTGTGATTCACTTGGATCATGGTGGTTCTTTTGCTGATGTTATGCGGGCAATACACGTTGGTTTTAGCTCAGTGATGATTGATGGTTCACGACTTCCTTATCATGAGAATGTTCTGTTGACGAAAAAGGTTGTAGAAGCAGCGCATGCGGCAGGCGTTTGTGTTGAGGGGGAACTCGGAACGATCGGCAATACAGGAACCTCGATTGAGGGCGGTGTTAGCGAGATCACTTATACAGATCCTGACCAGGCAGAGGATTTTGTGAAAGTAACGGGTGTGGATTCTTTAGCGGTAGCGATTGGTACGGCACATGGCATTTATCCGAAAGATGTTACGCCAAAATTACAAATGCATATTTTACAGGCAATTACTGAAAAGATTGCTACGCCAATCGTATTACATGGTGGTTCAGCAAATCCAGATAAAGAGATTGCCGAGGCAGTTAAAATTGGTGTGCAGAAAGTCAATATTTCGAGTGATATGAAATTTGCCTTTTACAAGAAAGCACGGGAAATCTTATCGGCGCAGGAATGCTGGGAACCAAATATGATATATCCGCAGTGTATTGACGCGGCTAGAGAAGTGATTCGTTTTAAGATGAATTTATTTGGTTCCATCGGTATGGCGAACCGTTATTGA
- a CDS encoding helix-turn-helix transcriptional regulator: MREELVSVRRCTGKTQSEMARMLGISRSFYGLIENGSRNPDYGLAKRIAKILKVSPDAIFFDLDGFEMKQKTKENVHPNFLSRK; the protein is encoded by the coding sequence ATGAGAGAAGAGTTAGTTTCCGTTCGGAGGTGTACGGGAAAGACACAAAGTGAGATGGCTAGAATGCTAGGAATATCACGAAGTTTTTATGGGTTAATTGAAAATGGCAGTAGGAATCCAGACTATGGATTAGCTAAACGAATAGCCAAAATTTTAAAAGTATCTCCAGATGCTATTTTTTTTGATCTCGATGGCTTCGAAATGAAGCAAAAGACTAAAGAAAATGTGCATCCGAATTTTCTTTCAAGAAAGTAA
- a CDS encoding helix-turn-helix domain-containing protein, whose amino-acid sequence MKQFGENLRRLREHRAITQDVLGKLLNVSQSTIAYYESGKKQPSLETLIVIADYFEVSIDSLFNRIHTAKSTYEISKNDLNLLHKINTLSNTDRKEIESYIHYKENNKNV is encoded by the coding sequence ATGAAACAATTTGGAGAAAATCTCCGTAGGTTAAGAGAACATCGTGCTATCACACAAGATGTATTAGGAAAATTATTAAATGTTTCACAAAGTACAATTGCCTATTACGAATCGGGCAAAAAGCAACCGTCCTTAGAAACTTTAATCGTTATCGCTGATTATTTCGAAGTTAGCATTGATTCCCTATTCAATAGAATCCATACTGCAAAATCTACGTATGAAATATCTAAAAACGATTTAAACTTACTACACAAAATCAATACCCTGTCTAATACAGATCGTAAAGAAATCGAATCTTATATACATTACAAAGAAAACAATAAAAATGTCTAA
- a CDS encoding PTS sugar transporter subunit IIA: protein MDIAEVLNENLINLKLQAGTKVEAIEELIELLYQEGKVSDCDLFLRDVYDREAEGRTGIGKHVAIPHGKSDAVANTSIVIGRTMHDLVWESLDDKPVHIVILFAVRKEDKTKLHLRLLAQVACALADEEVLKRLLITEDKQEVIALLTGDE, encoded by the coding sequence GTGGATATTGCAGAGGTTTTAAATGAGAATTTAATAAATTTAAAACTGCAAGCAGGGACGAAAGTGGAGGCAATCGAGGAACTGATAGAGCTGTTATATCAAGAGGGAAAAGTTAGTGATTGCGATCTGTTTTTGAGGGATGTTTATGACCGTGAAGCAGAGGGGCGGACGGGGATTGGTAAGCATGTTGCTATACCACATGGCAAGTCGGATGCGGTGGCGAATACTTCAATTGTAATTGGTCGGACAATGCATGATTTAGTATGGGAATCTCTTGATGACAAGCCTGTTCATATCGTGATTTTGTTTGCGGTGCGGAAGGAAGATAAGACGAAACTACATTTGAGATTGTTGGCGCAGGTTGCGTGTGCTTTGGCAGATGAAGAAGTACTAAAGCGATTACTGATAACTGAGGATAAACAGGAAGTCATTGCTTTGTTGACAGGGGACGAATAG
- a CDS encoding YitT family protein — MRNKIYQYLSVGIGCLLSAIAINSFLVPHHLLSGGVSGIAIILFYLSGWPIGLQMLAMNIPLFYAAYRLIGKEYLFKTIYGAVLLSLFIDLTGYLSNFMILDDPILAAITGGVVTGIGSGLIFRANGSGGGLDVVCSILKKYYSINVGIASFSLNCMIMVVAALLFGIKLAILTLISMFIAANITDNVVEGFNRKKTLHIVSYKTEEIINVILKEVGRGATILTGQGAFTRQEKQVIFVVVSLTQIGQIKLLIQDVDPHAFMIVQDAVEVLGRGFTLPGPKQI, encoded by the coding sequence ATGCGGAATAAAATTTATCAATATCTTTCTGTCGGTATTGGTTGTTTGTTAAGTGCGATCGCGATCAATAGCTTTCTCGTTCCTCATCACCTACTAAGCGGCGGGGTGAGCGGGATAGCGATTATCCTTTTTTATCTGTCCGGCTGGCCCATTGGTTTACAAATGCTAGCAATGAATATCCCCCTTTTTTACGCGGCTTATCGACTCATCGGCAAAGAGTATCTTTTTAAAACCATCTATGGCGCGGTACTCTTATCCCTCTTCATAGATCTTACGGGTTATTTATCAAACTTTATGATCTTAGATGACCCAATTCTCGCTGCTATTACAGGCGGAGTTGTAACCGGCATTGGCTCAGGGCTTATATTTAGAGCCAATGGCAGCGGCGGCGGGCTTGATGTTGTCTGCAGTATCTTGAAAAAATACTACTCTATCAATGTAGGGATTGCCTCCTTCTCACTTAACTGTATGATTATGGTGGTCGCTGCGCTTCTGTTTGGCATAAAACTCGCCATACTTACTCTGATCTCCATGTTTATTGCCGCCAACATTACCGACAATGTCGTAGAAGGATTTAATCGCAAGAAAACTTTGCATATCGTTTCCTATAAAACAGAAGAGATCATCAATGTCATCCTAAAAGAAGTAGGGCGAGGTGCTACAATTCTCACTGGACAAGGTGCCTTTACGCGCCAAGAAAAACAAGTCATCTTTGTCGTTGTAAGCCTAACCCAAATTGGTCAAATTAAACTTCTTATCCAGGATGTAGATCCCCACGCATTTATGATCGTTCAAGATGCCGTAGAAGTTTTAGGCCGAGGCTTCACACTACCTGGACCAAAACAAATATAA
- a CDS encoding ATP-dependent nuclease gives MYNKKHRVSLPLKNRSKGFIWFFSFLVWFSRIQGKKSCRYILLLDEPGLSLHAAAQSDLLRFIQEKLAPDYQVIYTTHSPFMIDPRKLNEIRTVFDSQNVKIGSVISDAIQEKDPATIFPLQAALGYDIAQNLFISSKSLIVEGVSDLMYLTAISEELKLQGKVGLDEDITIVPVGGMDKVATFISLLRGQKLCIGCLLDNFTDAKGKQKIDDLIRDKIIKEKNIRYFGEFAQLSTGYADLEDMFMKTEYINLFNKAFAKTYSAIDNSNIVLQDKPILMQINKIIKKDRFNHYLPANEFLKIIDKKSCLSEDTFNKFSLMFSELNKLF, from the coding sequence ATTTATAATAAAAAGCATAGGGTATCATTACCCCTTAAGAATCGTAGTAAGGGATTTATATGGTTCTTTTCTTTTTTGGTTTGGTTCAGCCGAATACAAGGTAAAAAGAGCTGTAGGTACATTCTTTTACTTGATGAGCCGGGATTAAGTCTTCATGCTGCTGCTCAATCGGATTTATTGAGATTTATTCAAGAAAAATTAGCACCAGATTATCAAGTAATTTATACAACTCATTCTCCATTTATGATTGACCCTAGAAAATTAAATGAAATTAGGACCGTATTTGATTCGCAGAATGTGAAAATAGGTAGTGTTATATCGGATGCAATTCAAGAAAAAGATCCAGCTACAATTTTTCCGTTACAAGCGGCTTTAGGCTATGATATAGCACAGAATCTTTTTATATCATCAAAAAGTTTAATTGTTGAAGGTGTGTCAGATTTGATGTATTTAACTGCAATTTCAGAGGAATTGAAATTGCAAGGTAAAGTTGGATTAGATGAAGATATAACAATAGTTCCGGTTGGCGGAATGGATAAAGTAGCTACTTTTATTTCTTTGCTTAGAGGACAAAAGTTGTGTATAGGATGTTTATTAGATAATTTTACGGATGCTAAAGGAAAGCAAAAAATTGATGATTTAATTCGAGATAAAATAATAAAAGAAAAGAATATAAGATATTTTGGCGAATTTGCTCAATTGTCTACCGGTTATGCAGATTTAGAAGATATGTTTATGAAAACTGAGTATATAAATTTATTTAATAAGGCCTTTGCTAAAACTTATTCAGCAATCGATAATTCTAATATTGTTCTACAAGATAAACCTATACTTATGCAAATCAATAAAATTATTAAAAAAGATCGATTTAATCATTATCTACCTGCAAATGAATTTTTAAAAATAATTGATAAGAAGAGTTGTCTTTCTGAAGATACTTTTAATAAATTCTCATTGATGTTTAGTGAACTCAATAAGTTATTTTAA